The Fibrobacter sp. UWB2 genome window below encodes:
- a CDS encoding pyridoxal phosphate-dependent aminotransferase — translation MKTLSDRTQNIAASLTVAIDTMAKQMIADGKDVVSLGAGEPDFGTPTPIQDAAIEAIRAGKTRYTAPVGILDVRKAVAKKLEEENGLHYDASQIIMTSGAKHAVFNALAALINPGDEVIIPAPYWVTYPELVKWLGGTPVFVEAGIEKNFKIDAEDLRKACTPRTKAILLNNPCNPTGAVYSKSELEALAKEIVAQDIYCISDEVYEYFVYDTEFTSAAVFPGMAERTIVINGFSKSHCMTGWRIGYDAAPAPIAKIIGKIQGQATHHPSNVAQYAALGALNMDKSNVHAMQAAFRKRRAYMLERTSFLQTKPRAPEGAFYLFAPVSDYYGKKTPDGKVIAGSIDFCSALLESKGLAIVPGAAFGDDTCVRFSYAASDENLAKACDRFEAFVKELS, via the coding sequence ATGAAAACGCTTTCTGATAGAACGCAAAATATTGCAGCATCGCTCACCGTCGCCATCGACACGATGGCAAAACAGATGATCGCAGACGGCAAGGACGTCGTGAGTCTCGGCGCAGGCGAACCCGACTTTGGAACGCCCACTCCCATTCAAGATGCGGCAATTGAAGCCATCCGCGCAGGCAAGACGCGCTATACTGCACCTGTCGGGATTCTCGATGTACGCAAGGCCGTAGCAAAGAAATTGGAAGAAGAAAACGGACTCCATTACGATGCATCGCAAATCATCATGACGAGCGGTGCAAAGCACGCCGTGTTCAACGCACTCGCCGCCTTGATTAATCCGGGTGACGAAGTGATTATCCCCGCCCCGTACTGGGTCACGTATCCGGAACTCGTGAAGTGGCTCGGCGGTACGCCGGTGTTTGTTGAAGCGGGCATTGAAAAGAACTTCAAGATTGACGCCGAAGATTTACGCAAGGCATGCACGCCGCGCACGAAGGCAATTCTCCTGAACAACCCGTGCAACCCGACTGGCGCCGTTTACAGCAAGAGTGAACTTGAAGCTCTCGCCAAAGAAATTGTCGCACAGGACATCTACTGCATCTCGGACGAAGTTTACGAATACTTTGTCTACGATACAGAATTTACAAGTGCCGCAGTGTTCCCGGGAATGGCAGAACGCACAATTGTAATTAACGGTTTCTCGAAATCTCACTGCATGACCGGTTGGAGAATCGGTTATGACGCCGCCCCCGCTCCGATTGCAAAGATCATCGGCAAAATCCAGGGGCAGGCCACGCACCACCCGAGCAATGTCGCACAGTACGCCGCCCTCGGTGCACTCAACATGGACAAGAGCAACGTGCACGCCATGCAGGCAGCCTTCCGCAAGCGCAGAGCCTACATGCTGGAACGCACCTCGTTCTTACAAACAAAGCCGCGCGCACCCGAAGGCGCGTTCTACCTTTTTGCTCCGGTAAGCGATTACTACGGCAAAAAAACTCCGGACGGCAAGGTGATTGCAGGCTCCATTGATTTTTGCAGCGCACTTTTGGAAAGCAAGGGACTTGCGATTGTGCCAGGCGCCGCCTTTGGCGACGACACTTGCGTTCGATTCTCGTACGCCGCAAGCGATGAAAATCTCGCGAAGGCTTGCGACCGCTTTGAAGCATTCGTGAAAGAACTCTCGTAA
- a CDS encoding exo-beta-N-acetylmuramidase NamZ domain-containing protein yields the protein MVTLALSHFEKSFPAALRGKRLGAVLHPASVCADLSYTLDLLKDLDGKLFKLSALFGPQHGIKGHTQDNMIEWEGYEDPELHIPVYSLYGEHREPTAEMLSHVDAMLVDLQDVGARYYTFIWTLFLCMKACEKAGIPVVVVDRPNPINCVDEEGPVLDLNYTSFVGLHSIRTRHAKTIGELAEQFKAERFPKCELYVMHMDGYDKRMWFDETGLPWILPSPNMPTLDTAIVYPGMCLFEATNVSEGRGTTRPFEIFGAPFIDAVKLCKYMNGLKLPGVYFRENYFQPTFHKGAGQICGGAQIHVTDRNKFRSFEMAVKLLQYIFNEYPKDFAWKQPPYEYEFHKLPIDILLGNGTFRKEFIESSI from the coding sequence ATGGTTACGTTAGCTCTTTCTCATTTTGAAAAAAGTTTTCCGGCAGCGCTTCGTGGTAAGCGCCTGGGTGCGGTTCTCCATCCGGCTTCGGTCTGTGCCGATTTGAGTTATACGCTTGACTTGCTCAAGGATTTGGATGGCAAGCTCTTTAAGCTTTCGGCTTTGTTTGGCCCGCAGCACGGCATCAAGGGGCATACGCAAGACAACATGATTGAATGGGAAGGCTACGAAGACCCGGAATTGCATATTCCGGTTTACAGCCTTTACGGTGAACATCGCGAACCGACCGCAGAAATGCTTTCGCACGTGGATGCTATGCTTGTCGATTTGCAGGATGTGGGTGCGCGTTACTACACGTTCATCTGGACGCTCTTCCTCTGCATGAAGGCCTGTGAAAAGGCGGGAATCCCGGTGGTCGTGGTGGATCGCCCGAATCCGATTAACTGCGTGGACGAGGAAGGTCCGGTGCTCGACCTCAATTACACGAGCTTTGTTGGGCTTCATAGCATTCGTACGCGCCATGCCAAGACGATTGGCGAACTTGCCGAACAGTTCAAGGCCGAACGATTCCCGAAGTGCGAACTTTATGTGATGCACATGGACGGCTACGATAAGCGCATGTGGTTCGATGAAACGGGACTCCCGTGGATTTTGCCGAGCCCGAACATGCCGACGCTTGATACTGCAATTGTGTATCCGGGTATGTGTTTGTTTGAGGCGACCAACGTGAGCGAAGGCCGTGGCACGACGCGTCCGTTTGAAATCTTTGGCGCTCCGTTTATCGATGCGGTCAAGCTTTGCAAGTACATGAACGGGCTTAAGCTTCCGGGCGTGTATTTCCGCGAAAACTACTTCCAGCCGACATTCCACAAGGGTGCAGGGCAGATTTGTGGCGGTGCGCAGATTCACGTGACGGACCGTAACAAGTTCCGCAGTTTTGAAATGGCGGTGAAGTTGTTGCAGTACATTTTCAACGAATACCCGAAGGACTTTGCGTGGAAGCAGCCTCCGTACGAGTATGAATTCCACAAGCTGCCGATTGATATTTTGCTTGGCAACGGGACGTTCCGCAAGGAATTTATCGAGTCGAGTATTTAA
- a CDS encoding BamA/TamA family outer membrane protein produces the protein MMRLVTLLVLVGVLSLPAHAKKSGEAVQDTSSGSMSFTEVIAWPFLHIIQPVFSSLVYPIAAPLHYAIENGVADKAVDLITFGEKRNVLIYPVFNLKPGSSTMIGLCYRHRNLIKEGDYAVFEGHYYANSDIDVKLRYSKQSLFGKKLYGAVNANLYMDRDNGFILPGTKESFEQADTTINLGAQLGFPITESRNLNFSVGTELVYHKADFTDTKDTVLDDPKYPIEDRGLYQKHYEIPIYANLVFDNLDFPFAPSRGQRLSLKASYVLTGKYGGITHKDLELAGLSRPDDLRDGGKNHDYVSVDAFYQIYFFIGRADQYVLSAKEGRKTRKFYTDFSLNEALRVWRPENLVETLFEHRVLAFQLRFQGIWEMEKGGAPNSAFPALNARFPLRGYTDAWVAPFLLGLSAEYRWPVDRLVDGVVFNEYAMISDKITGWSKDRLYNSWGFGVRVRKPDMYLFRVQFAFHSWHGLSLVLTIAPEFK, from the coding sequence ATGATGCGTTTGGTGACATTACTGGTGCTTGTGGGCGTGTTGAGTTTGCCTGCACATGCGAAGAAGTCTGGCGAAGCTGTGCAAGATACTTCTTCGGGTTCAATGTCGTTTACCGAAGTCATTGCGTGGCCGTTCCTCCACATTATTCAGCCGGTTTTTAGCTCGCTAGTCTACCCGATCGCGGCTCCGCTACATTATGCGATTGAAAATGGTGTTGCCGACAAGGCTGTAGACCTCATTACGTTCGGTGAAAAACGTAACGTCCTCATTTACCCGGTGTTCAACTTGAAGCCGGGGAGTTCCACGATGATTGGTTTATGTTACCGTCACCGAAACTTGATAAAGGAGGGCGACTATGCTGTTTTTGAAGGTCATTACTATGCCAATAGCGATATCGATGTAAAATTGCGTTATTCTAAGCAGTCGCTTTTTGGAAAAAAACTGTATGGCGCGGTAAACGCGAACCTTTACATGGACCGCGATAACGGATTTATTTTGCCAGGGACAAAGGAATCGTTTGAACAGGCCGATACGACGATTAATTTGGGCGCCCAGCTGGGATTTCCGATTACAGAATCGCGAAATTTGAACTTTAGCGTCGGTACGGAATTAGTTTATCATAAGGCTGATTTCACGGACACGAAGGATACCGTGCTGGATGACCCGAAATATCCGATTGAAGACCGTGGCCTTTACCAAAAACACTATGAAATTCCGATTTATGCAAACCTGGTGTTTGATAATTTGGATTTCCCGTTCGCTCCATCGAGAGGCCAGCGCCTGAGCCTGAAGGCTTCGTATGTGTTGACGGGTAAATATGGTGGAATCACGCACAAAGACCTTGAATTAGCGGGCTTGAGCCGTCCTGACGATTTGCGCGATGGCGGAAAGAATCATGATTATGTGAGTGTCGATGCTTTTTACCAGATTTATTTCTTTATCGGTCGTGCGGATCAATATGTATTGTCGGCAAAAGAAGGCCGCAAGACGAGAAAATTCTATACGGACTTCTCTTTGAATGAAGCGTTGCGTGTGTGGCGTCCTGAAAATCTTGTAGAAACGCTTTTTGAACATCGCGTGCTGGCATTCCAGTTGCGATTCCAAGGAATTTGGGAAATGGAAAAGGGCGGCGCCCCGAATTCAGCTTTCCCGGCTTTGAATGCGAGATTCCCGTTGCGTGGCTACACGGATGCTTGGGTGGCTCCGTTCTTGCTCGGTCTTTCGGCGGAATACCGCTGGCCGGTGGACCGCCTTGTTGATGGCGTCGTATTTAACGAATACGCGATGATTAGTGACAAGATTACCGGCTGGTCAAAGGACCGTCTCTACAATTCGTGGGGATTCGGCGTTCGCGTCCGCAAGCCGGATATGTATCTGTTCCGCGTGCAGTTTGCTTTCCATAGTTGGCATGGCTTGAGCCTTGTATTGACGATTGCTCCGGAATTCAAGTAG
- a CDS encoding ABC transporter permease: protein MKLRLSTETLNRLKRFRKNKRAFWSLVILVVAYLLSLTSPWTVNDEPFYLRYNGKSYFPAFARYSEADFGGEYKTEQDYAKLFADVEECKQDEEDGFPRAGGCPEMWTLMPPVPHDPLKADLSEEGTPPFAPSAKHWLGTDSNGRDVLSRLIHGFRICISFSLLLTVLGTFLGIVIGGIQGYLGKFWDTGMQRMIEIWSSLPMLYVVILIGSIYGRSFWLLILIMAAFNWLSLSYYMRAEFLKLRSMTYVMSAKVLGLGHRHIFFKEILPNAMTPVVTLFPFTLIGGIGSLTSLDFLGFGLQPPTPSWGELMSQGLNNLYAPWISVSTVAALFVTLLLTTFVGEGVRDAMDPKSGDRYV from the coding sequence ATGAAACTTAGACTTTCGACAGAAACTTTGAACCGCCTGAAGCGCTTCCGCAAGAACAAGCGCGCCTTTTGGTCGCTTGTGATTCTGGTTGTGGCGTACTTGCTTTCGCTCACGAGCCCGTGGACGGTGAATGACGAGCCGTTCTATTTGCGTTACAACGGCAAAAGCTATTTCCCAGCGTTTGCGCGTTACAGCGAAGCTGACTTTGGTGGCGAATACAAGACGGAACAGGATTACGCAAAGCTTTTTGCGGATGTCGAAGAATGTAAGCAGGATGAAGAAGACGGATTCCCACGTGCTGGAGGCTGCCCCGAGATGTGGACGCTCATGCCGCCAGTGCCGCACGATCCGCTGAAGGCGGATCTGAGTGAGGAGGGAACCCCTCCGTTTGCGCCGAGCGCAAAGCACTGGCTCGGGACCGATAGCAATGGGCGCGATGTTTTGAGCCGCCTCATTCACGGGTTCCGCATTTGCATCAGCTTTAGTTTGCTCTTGACCGTGCTTGGAACGTTCCTCGGCATTGTCATTGGTGGTATCCAGGGCTATCTCGGGAAGTTCTGGGATACGGGCATGCAGCGTATGATCGAAATTTGGTCGTCGCTCCCGATGCTTTACGTGGTGATTCTCATCGGTAGTATTTACGGCCGCAGTTTCTGGCTTTTGATTTTGATTATGGCGGCGTTTAACTGGCTTTCGCTCAGCTATTACATGCGTGCGGAATTCTTGAAGCTCCGCAGCATGACTTACGTTATGTCCGCAAAGGTCCTTGGGCTTGGCCATCGCCATATCTTTTTCAAGGAAATCTTGCCGAATGCAATGACTCCCGTGGTGACGCTTTTCCCGTTCACGCTTATCGGTGGAATCGGAAGCCTTACGTCGCTTGACTTCTTGGGCTTTGGACTCCAGCCGCCGACGCCGAGTTGGGGCGAACTCATGAGCCAAGGACTTAACAACCTCTATGCTCCGTGGATTTCCGTGAGCACTGTTGCTGCGCTCTTCGTAACGCTTTTGCTCACGACATTTGTTGGCGAAGGCGTGAGGGATGCCATGGACCCGAAGTCGGGAGATCGCTATGTTTAA
- a CDS encoding TIGR04133 family radical SAM/SPASM protein, whose product MHLGFKKFLALEAHRLYRHSQIKAHPLTYLFWECTLRCNLHCLHCGSDCVADAIPDMPREDFMRVLDGVSPHVDPNNFIVVITGGEPLMRADLEEIGKEIKSRGYPWGMVTNGMALNPERYTKLMNAGLRALTISLDGLEDNHNHFRGNVHSFERAVRAINMASHTDGITFDVMTCVNRKNLKELPKIYNLLLNLGVKRWRVSNVFAKGRAKDNPLFQLTNQEFRQVFEFIREAKKQNLMNVNYDCEGFLGSYEKAVRDNPFFCWAGVNIASVLCDGSISACPSLRGDYIQGNIYKDDLWDVWQNRYQVMRDRSWAKIGDCKTCKYWRYCEGSSLHLRDERTKELAYCHVKRLEAAGV is encoded by the coding sequence ATGCATCTCGGTTTTAAAAAGTTTCTTGCGCTCGAAGCGCATCGCCTTTATCGTCATAGCCAGATTAAGGCGCATCCGCTGACGTACCTCTTTTGGGAATGTACGTTGCGTTGCAATTTGCATTGCCTGCATTGCGGGAGCGACTGTGTTGCCGATGCGATTCCGGACATGCCTCGCGAAGATTTTATGCGGGTCTTGGATGGCGTTTCGCCCCATGTCGATCCTAACAATTTTATCGTGGTGATTACTGGCGGTGAACCGTTGATGCGCGCCGATCTCGAAGAAATCGGCAAAGAAATCAAGTCGCGTGGATACCCTTGGGGCATGGTGACGAATGGAATGGCTTTAAATCCAGAACGTTATACGAAACTCATGAATGCAGGGTTGCGTGCGTTGACGATTAGCCTTGATGGCCTTGAAGATAATCATAACCATTTCCGCGGCAATGTGCACAGCTTCGAACGTGCGGTGCGTGCCATCAACATGGCCTCACATACGGACGGCATTACGTTTGACGTGATGACTTGCGTGAATCGTAAGAACCTTAAGGAATTGCCCAAGATTTATAACTTGCTTTTAAATTTGGGCGTCAAGCGTTGGCGTGTTTCGAATGTCTTTGCGAAAGGCCGTGCAAAAGACAATCCGCTGTTCCAACTTACGAATCAAGAATTTCGTCAAGTATTTGAATTTATTCGTGAAGCCAAGAAGCAAAATCTCATGAATGTGAACTACGATTGCGAAGGATTTCTCGGCAGTTACGAAAAGGCCGTTCGCGATAATCCGTTCTTTTGCTGGGCGGGCGTCAATATTGCGTCGGTGTTGTGTGACGGAAGTATTTCGGCATGCCCGAGCTTGCGTGGGGATTACATTCAAGGGAATATCTACAAGGATGACTTGTGGGATGTATGGCAGAACCGCTATCAGGTGATGCGTGACCGCAGCTGGGCGAAAATTGGTGACTGTAAAACTTGCAAGTATTGGCGCTATTGCGAGGGCTCCAGCCTGCATTTGCGTGACGAGCGGACAAAAGAACTTGCATATTGCCATGTGAAACGGCTTGAAGCGGCTGGCGTTTAA
- a CDS encoding ATP-binding cassette domain-containing protein yields MFPFRLVNPDPSKPFTIGRKSDNVLQFDNLMVSRYHAVLNFTDGKWILQSLTQNSITMLNGKDVTTAVLNDGDVILIGPRQLRATLRGADLTLLIMERETESDMQTVTLSTEWRDIEIPGIGKAKCRRIASRDARSSRNTECRENRAEFKFAKAIVDESGKRTRTITVASGDACRFESAVVGFRNNDLLIEAQNSGFDVFAQNVNVFAGKKQLLKGIDFELPAGEILAIIGRSGQGKSSLLKMIQGINSCDKQSIVRIGGVDYRKNEIRRRIAILPQDPPLRPELTVEETILDGARSSMDVQNFKQDALARLEKFCELFGLSGRKHNLVKTLSGGEMRRVALARELMGNPGLVILDEPLSGLDPYNSRILCTHLKQLAFLGHTIILTTHSYEALQIANKVLVLHQGEEAFFGTVQAAYAHFNTNDPQALLTSITQSMAAEFHESYKHEQKVRDSKYYFERTKLPRNFAYTVRITAKQWFRDKGRIAALFVQPAIIGFLLSQIFSDQSSLWTVAFAIILCANWFALSLSIREIVQEKDILRDKFRRGVSAISTLTAKCTLPIIFTMMQTAIVYAFISTRITPHPQIALIACVFACIAVPATTVGLFTSTLSKNTSQANAFLPLLIIPQVALAGALVPLDQMQPIGRALSSVIWSRYNQASLLNILLERKDDIFNAIFAIAIALSFYIVTAILLHKLKKPR; encoded by the coding sequence ATGTTCCCATTCCGCCTCGTCAATCCAGACCCATCGAAACCGTTTACCATCGGGCGCAAATCGGATAACGTTTTGCAATTCGACAACCTGATGGTTTCGAGGTATCATGCGGTTCTGAATTTTACGGACGGCAAATGGATTTTGCAAAGCTTGACCCAGAACAGCATCACAATGCTGAATGGGAAAGACGTGACGACCGCCGTTTTGAATGATGGCGACGTGATTCTCATTGGGCCAAGGCAGTTGCGAGCAACGCTCCGTGGCGCCGATTTGACGCTTTTGATTATGGAGCGCGAAACGGAAAGCGATATGCAGACCGTAACGCTCTCGACGGAATGGAGAGATATTGAAATTCCGGGAATCGGGAAAGCGAAGTGCCGCAGGATTGCGAGCCGAGATGCGCGCAGTTCTAGGAATACCGAGTGCCGCGAAAATCGTGCCGAGTTCAAGTTCGCGAAAGCGATTGTGGACGAGAGCGGCAAGCGCACACGCACGATTACAGTTGCAAGTGGTGACGCCTGTCGTTTTGAATCCGCCGTGGTCGGTTTCCGCAATAACGATTTACTGATTGAAGCGCAAAATTCAGGCTTTGACGTTTTTGCGCAGAACGTGAATGTCTTTGCCGGCAAAAAGCAATTATTAAAAGGGATTGATTTCGAACTCCCCGCCGGCGAGATTCTCGCAATTATCGGACGTTCTGGACAAGGTAAATCATCTCTCCTGAAGATGATTCAGGGAATTAACAGTTGCGACAAGCAAAGCATTGTACGCATCGGCGGTGTCGATTACCGCAAAAACGAGATTCGCAGGCGCATTGCAATATTGCCGCAAGACCCGCCGCTCCGCCCGGAGCTGACCGTCGAAGAAACTATTCTCGACGGAGCGCGTTCGTCGATGGACGTGCAGAACTTCAAGCAAGATGCACTCGCGCGACTCGAAAAGTTCTGCGAACTTTTCGGGCTGAGCGGACGCAAGCATAACCTCGTGAAGACGCTCAGCGGCGGCGAAATGCGCCGCGTCGCGCTCGCACGCGAGCTCATGGGCAATCCGGGCCTCGTGATTCTCGACGAACCGCTCTCGGGTCTTGACCCGTACAATTCGAGAATCCTTTGCACGCACTTGAAGCAGCTAGCGTTCCTCGGTCATACGATTATCCTCACGACTCACAGCTACGAAGCTTTGCAAATTGCAAATAAAGTTCTCGTACTGCACCAGGGCGAAGAAGCGTTCTTCGGGACTGTTCAGGCCGCATACGCGCACTTCAACACGAACGATCCGCAAGCACTCCTCACGAGCATCACGCAAAGCATGGCTGCCGAATTTCACGAGAGCTACAAGCACGAGCAAAAAGTACGCGACAGCAAGTATTACTTTGAACGCACCAAGCTCCCCCGCAATTTTGCCTACACCGTGCGCATCACGGCCAAGCAGTGGTTCCGCGACAAAGGCCGCATTGCCGCACTTTTTGTGCAGCCCGCGATTATCGGATTTTTGCTCTCGCAAATATTCTCCGACCAAAGTTCGCTCTGGACCGTCGCCTTTGCGATTATCCTTTGTGCAAACTGGTTTGCGCTCTCGCTTTCTATCCGTGAAATCGTGCAGGAGAAAGACATTCTCCGCGACAAGTTCCGCCGAGGCGTTTCTGCAATCTCGACGCTGACCGCAAAATGCACGCTCCCCATCATTTTCACGATGATGCAGACGGCAATCGTCTATGCGTTTATCAGTACCCGCATTACCCCCCACCCCCAAATTGCGCTTATCGCCTGCGTTTTCGCCTGCATCGCTGTCCCCGCAACTACCGTCGGGCTATTTACGAGTACGCTTTCCAAGAACACGAGCCAGGCAAACGCCTTCTTGCCGCTCCTCATCATCCCGCAAGTCGCCCTCGCAGGCGCCCTCGTGCCGCTTGACCAAATGCAGCCCATTGGCCGCGCGCTTTCGAGCGTCATCTGGTCGCGCTACAACCAAGCTTCGCTCCTCAACATTTTGCTGGAACGAAAAGACGACATTTTCAATGCGATTTTTGCCATCGCTATCGCACTTAGTTTCTATATTGTAACTGCAATTTTACTACACAAATTAAAGAAGCCAAGATGA
- a CDS encoding RND transporter, with amino-acid sequence MMFSLFAKIIKKLATYPKIILTVFLAIGILSIYPIMHLRWDLQLQDTITSAREPSNVQKIEDEFGGLGSLIVILQSEDSSANYRIAKDLAQKMQQSPAVHFADFETDIDYYKKNKFLYASENDIDIMVHRIEKLKHDYIMKNNPLFIDLKSAIDSITQTTSEQREQLLSDLEQKYFDKLAVSHSNKTGTIRIVEIYPTHSISDLQANRNLFYEVSTQLKLEETPSDFRVHFAGKVYESIQTGKRLLPEAKMVGCVTAGLIILLLILNFFRQPQLIFISALPIATPIITTMACSYMFYGRINLFTLLLAIVLPGQALQIINHVLNRYFLEREQNLSPQLCIESALLGIGPSTAVSSFAFATLFASLIFIPLPGLQELGVLGSTGCILNWAITLLFSTALLQVAQRKKPFSIRHSQIHPECKISMLSNRLNWTIFSIIIAASLVGLYIGGTRLHIRNDFSATEINYKDATIDSLIAETGFMNKTPVVVMLPESAESENLLERFTELKNNGELSTVNSLFTLAQFSPNLQQKKMEKLRQLHSLVTKEFREALSKSELENLEKVEQALEFDESDDFEPPEYIAKKFRDKHGKQGRFAFIFTDIKENYGSECVKLYKELHQIEGIDSGKYLVAGIPITRAIFLDRITNHISRPLQVGGILVFLFMLVYYNRFSRALFTALPSVFAASWFLAALNAFDVKISAYSALAFPILIGASVDGSLQFFTAYYEKQTGTALTILRDKFFTIFLSQMAAFIGTYGMLVSSHPGLRSMGYVSLTGLICIFISQFTIFPLIAGSLDQYRLRQKRKKEAKNENAF; translated from the coding sequence ATGATGTTTTCTCTTTTTGCAAAAATTATCAAAAAATTAGCGACTTATCCGAAGATTATCCTTACGGTTTTCCTCGCGATAGGCATTCTCAGCATTTACCCCATCATGCACTTGCGATGGGATTTGCAGCTGCAAGATACCATTACAAGCGCTCGCGAGCCAAGCAACGTCCAAAAGATTGAAGACGAATTCGGGGGGCTCGGAAGCCTTATTGTCATCTTGCAATCGGAAGATTCAAGCGCAAACTATCGCATTGCAAAAGACCTCGCACAAAAGATGCAGCAGAGTCCGGCCGTCCATTTTGCAGACTTCGAGACAGACATCGATTACTACAAGAAAAACAAATTCTTGTACGCCAGTGAAAACGACATCGACATCATGGTGCATCGCATTGAGAAGCTCAAGCACGACTACATCATGAAGAACAATCCGCTGTTCATCGACCTCAAAAGCGCGATCGATTCCATCACGCAGACGACCTCGGAACAGCGCGAGCAGCTATTGAGCGACCTCGAGCAGAAGTATTTTGACAAGCTCGCCGTGAGCCATTCCAACAAAACCGGAACGATTCGAATCGTCGAAATCTATCCGACGCATTCCATCTCGGATTTGCAGGCAAACAGGAACCTTTTCTACGAAGTTTCGACGCAATTGAAACTTGAAGAAACTCCTAGCGATTTTCGGGTGCATTTTGCAGGAAAGGTCTACGAATCCATCCAGACCGGCAAGCGCCTTTTGCCCGAAGCAAAGATGGTGGGCTGCGTTACGGCAGGGCTGATTATTCTGCTCTTGATTCTCAACTTCTTTAGGCAACCGCAATTGATTTTTATTTCGGCACTGCCGATTGCAACGCCGATTATCACAACGATGGCATGTTCGTACATGTTTTACGGACGCATCAACCTGTTTACGCTTTTGCTTGCGATTGTGCTCCCGGGGCAGGCGTTGCAGATTATCAACCACGTTCTGAACAGATACTTCTTGGAACGCGAACAAAACCTGAGCCCGCAACTTTGCATAGAAAGCGCGCTGCTCGGCATTGGCCCCTCCACAGCCGTTTCGAGTTTCGCATTTGCCACGCTATTTGCAAGCCTCATCTTTATTCCGCTGCCGGGCCTCCAGGAACTTGGCGTGCTAGGTTCGACGGGTTGCATTTTGAACTGGGCCATCACGCTCCTTTTCTCGACCGCCCTTTTGCAGGTGGCACAGCGCAAGAAGCCGTTTTCCATCAGGCATTCGCAAATCCACCCAGAGTGCAAGATTTCGATGCTTTCGAACCGTTTAAACTGGACAATTTTCTCGATTATCATCGCAGCAAGCCTTGTCGGGCTTTACATCGGCGGAACGCGTCTTCACATCCGCAACGATTTTTCGGCTACAGAAATCAACTACAAGGACGCAACGATTGATTCCCTGATTGCCGAGACGGGATTCATGAACAAGACGCCCGTGGTCGTCATGCTCCCGGAAAGTGCCGAAAGCGAAAACCTGCTGGAACGATTCACCGAGCTCAAGAACAACGGCGAACTTTCGACCGTCAATTCACTGTTTACGCTTGCACAGTTCTCCCCCAACTTGCAACAGAAAAAAATGGAAAAGCTCCGCCAGTTGCACAGCTTGGTCACTAAGGAATTCCGCGAAGCGCTCTCCAAGAGCGAACTTGAAAATCTTGAGAAGGTGGAACAGGCTCTGGAATTCGACGAATCCGACGATTTTGAACCGCCTGAGTACATCGCCAAAAAATTCCGCGACAAGCACGGCAAGCAAGGACGTTTTGCGTTCATCTTTACCGACATCAAGGAAAACTACGGTAGTGAATGCGTCAAGCTGTACAAAGAACTCCACCAGATTGAAGGAATCGATAGCGGTAAATACCTGGTCGCAGGCATCCCGATTACACGCGCTATTTTCTTGGACAGGATTACAAACCATATCAGTAGGCCCTTGCAAGTGGGTGGTATTTTGGTTTTCCTGTTCATGCTCGTTTACTACAACCGCTTTAGCCGCGCCTTGTTTACCGCACTCCCGTCTGTATTTGCCGCAAGCTGGTTCTTGGCCGCCCTTAACGCTTTTGACGTGAAGATTTCGGCATATAGCGCACTCGCCTTCCCGATTTTGATTGGCGCAAGCGTCGATGGTTCCCTCCAGTTCTTCACGGCTTATTACGAGAAGCAAACTGGGACCGCGCTCACCATCCTTAGGGATAAGTTCTTTACGATTTTTCTCTCGCAGATGGCCGCATTCATCGGTACTTACGGCATGCTCGTTTCGTCCCACCCGGGGTTGCGTAGCATGGGTTATGTCTCGTTGACAGGCCTTATCTGCATATTCATTTCTCAATTCACCATCTTCCCCCTCATTGCAGGATCGCTCGACCAATACCGTCTGAGACAGAAAAGGAAAAAGGAAGCTAAAAATGAAAACGCTTTCTGA